In the Oncorhynchus keta strain PuntledgeMale-10-30-2019 chromosome 32, Oket_V2, whole genome shotgun sequence genome, agtgaaagtcacccagtaaaatcctacttgagtaaaagtataaaagtatttggttttaaatatacttaagtatcaaaagtaaatgtaattgctcaaatatacataagtatcaaaagtaaaagtataaatcctttcaaattccttatatttagcaaaccagacagcactttttatttttatatagatagccaggggcatgctccaacactcagacatcatttataaacaaagcatgtgtttagtgagtcctccagatcagaggcagtagggatgaccagggaggttctctgtttagtgagtcctccagatcagaggcagtagggatgaccagggaggttctctgtttagtgagtcctccagatcagaggcagtagggatgaccagggatgttctctgtttagtgagtcctccagatcagaggcagtagggatgaccagggatgttctctgtttagtgagtcctccagatcagaggcagtagggatgaccagggatgttctctgtttagtgagtcctccagatcagaggcagtagggatgaccagggatgttctctgtttagtgagtcctccagatcagaggcagtagggatgaccagggatgttctctgtttagtgagtcctccagatcagaggcagtagggatgaccagggatgttctctgtttagtgagtcctccagatcagaggcagtagggatgaccagggatgttctctgtttagtgagtcctccagatcagaggcagtagggatgaccagggatgttctgtgtttagtgagtcctccagatcagaggcagtagggatgaccagggatgttctctgtttagtgagtcctccagatcagaggcagtagggatgaccagggatgttctgtgtttagtgagtcctccagatcagaggcagtagggatgaccagggatgttctgtgtttagtgagtcctccagatcagaggcagtagggatgaccagggatgttctctgtttagtgagtcctccagatcagaggcagtagggatgaccagggatgttctctgtttagtgagtcctccagatcagaggcagtagggatgaccagggatgttctctgtttagtgagtcctccagatcagaggcagtagggatgaccagggatgttctctgtttagtgagtcctccagatcagaggcagtagggatgaccagggatgttctctgtttagtgagtcctccagatcagaggcagtagggatgaccagggatgttctgtgtttagtgagtcctccagatcagaggcagtagggatgaccagggatgttctctgtttagtgagtcctccagatcagaggcagtagggatgaccagggatgttctgtgtttagtgagtcctccagatcagaggcagtagggatgaccagggatgttctctgtttagtgagtcctccagatcagaggcagtagggatgaccagggatgttctgtgtttagtgagtcctccagatcagaggcagtagggatgaccagggatgttctctgtttagtgagtcctccagatcagaggcagtagggatgaccagggatgttctgtgtttagtgagtcctccagatcagaggctgtagggatgaccagggatgttctgtgtttagtgagtcctccagatcagaggcagttgaccagggatgttctgtgtttagtgagtcctccagatcagaggcagtagggatgaccagggatgttctctgtttagtgagtcctccagatcagaggcagtagggatgaccagggatgttctgtgtttagtgagtcctccagatcagaggcagtagggatgacctgggatgttctgtgtttagtgagtcctccagatcagaggcagtagagatgaccagggatgttctctgtttagtgagtcctccagatcagaggcagtagggatgacctgggatgttctctgtttagtgagtcctccagatcagaggcagtagggatgacctgggatgttctgtgtttagtgagtcctccagatcagaggcagtagggatgaccagggatgttctctgtttagtgagtcctccagatcagaggcagtagggatgacctgggatgttctgtgtttagtgagtcctccagatcagaggcagtagggatgacctgggatgttctgtgtttagtgagtcctccagatcagaggcagtagggatgaccagggatgttctctgtttagtgagtcctccagatcagaggcagtagggatgaccagggatgttctctgtttagtgagtcctccagatcagaggcagtagggatgaccagggatgttctgtgtttagtgagtcctccagatcagaggcagtagggatgaccagggatgttctctgtttagtgagtcctccagatcagaggcagtagggatgaccagggatgttctgtgtttagtgagtcctccagattaggGATGACatgggatgttctgtgtttagtgagtcctccagatcagaggcagtagagatgaccagggatgttctctgtttagtgagtcctccagatcagaggcatagggatgacctgggatgttctctgtttagtgagtcctccagatcagaggcagtagggatgaccagggatgttctgtgtttagtgagtcctccagatcagaggcagtagggatgaccagggatgttctctgtttagtgagtcctccagatcagaggcagtagggatgacctgggatgttctgtgtttagtgagtcctccagatcagaggcagtagggatgacctgggatgttctgtgtttagtgagtcctccagatcagaggcagtagggatgaccagggatgttctctgtttagtgagtcctccagatcagaggcagtagggatgaccagggatgttctctgtttagtgagtcctccagatcagaggcagtagggatgaccagggatgttctctgtttagtgagtcctccagatcagaggcagtagggatgaccagggatgttctctgtttagtgagtcctccagatcagaggcagtagggatgaccagggatgttctctgtttagtgagtcctccagatcagaggcagtagggatgaccagggatgttctctgtttagtgagtcctccagatcagaggcagtagggatgaccagggatgttctctgtttagtgagtcctccagatcagaggcagtagggatgaccagggatgttctcttgataagtgtgaattagacaattttcctgtcctgctacgcattcaaaatgtaacaagtacttttgggtaccagggaaaatgtatggagtaaaaagtatactttttttttaggaatgtagtgaagtaaaagtagaagttgtcaaaaatataaatagtaatgtacagatacccccaaaaactacttaagtagtactttaaagtatttttactgaattACTTTACGCAACAGCTGTCTTATTTTTTTGCCTGTATTCCTGCTAGATATCCTGCTGCTTGCTACAGCACTGAGGGATCTGTGTTTGACCACAAGGAAGTCCCGCACTGCCCTGTGGTGTGCCCTGCAGATGACCCTACCCAAGTCCAACACGGACAAGCTGGATGAGCAGAGCACCTCTGAGGAGACCAGCCCAGGGAGAACACTTATCCAGTTCTGATGCCACTGAGCCACCCTATGGTTCACGTGACACTCACGTTCATGCTATAGATGTTGCTGAGAGCAAGACCAGTGAGGAGCATTAGGCCAGATTAAATGTTGATCACATTAGACAGAATAGAAGGAATTCTTGCATGTAGCCTCAGTTTGAGCAAACAGAGGAAATGTATTATTTTCTGAGATTATCAGTTTTATTTAAAATTTCTCCTAAAGCAGGTTGTTCAGAACAATGTAATGTGATAACCGGGGGTGCATTTATTTTAAATTGCAGTACAATTCTATTATGCTGTTGAATTGAGAATCCCCATAATCCCTTCAGCCCCAGTAAATCCCTGTTAACAAGCTTCTATTAGGAacatgagagagagcagagtctgatcagatatttttttatctgCGTGGTGGTGATAACTGTAGAATATACAGTATTACATTCAACAGTATTGTCACCTACCTGAGAGCTAGGGTCCTTGCAATCATTTACCTTAGTGGCCACAAATGTTAATACAATTTGTTTGACAGTTGCTCTTGGGGTAGGGGAATTCATAATATGAAATGTGTTGAGGCATAATTTATCttcaaaaataacaatattttgtgATTAGGGTCATCAAAAATAATGGGAATCTTAGAAAGCCCGAATATAATTTAAAGATACTATTTATAATTATTAAAACATGGCATTCATTTGAATGTTTTCCTGATTTTTTAAACGTATTTATTCGAATGTGATTTGACATTCAGTTCTCTAATATGCTTCTTAACAACCAATAATTGTGGATAAGTGATCATTGCCTCCTAAGTTGAGTAGATATGGCAATGGGAACCACTTTTCTGTCATATTCCATGTTAACATACCAATCAATCGTCAACTTGAAGCCTTGTGCTTCCTCAGTTTACCTTAAATGCAACATACTCTAGTCAGTGTATTGTAATCTACCTACTCTCAGGTTAGGAATTTGGACCGCTCATGCATTGATGTTAACTCTTATGTTATTCTTATTTTGAATTTAGTTCTCTGAATGTTAATCACGCTGCTTTACAGCTCATTTCAAAAACATAAAAACATCAGACTGAAGTTTGATGGACACATACTATCAATGACATAATACACACTCGTAAGACAGGTGGCAAACGTGTTCAAACCCCTGTATTTTTAATGTTCCCGTTTGAAATGGTGTGTTTCACGATAATTGTTTGTTTTATTAATTCAAAGAACAATAAAGCTCTTTAAAATGGCATTTATTTATTCCAAAAATATGTTAAAAATGAACCCCATTGCCATTCTGCAAACATTGTATATGATATAATCGAGGTATACAGTATCAACCTCCACATTGTTCTGATTCTCATACAAGAGAGTGCATAGACAGTACATGAAGACCGGGGTGCCAAACTGAATGTATTTAATATGACAATGCCTTGAGTGAATCCGTCTCCAAAGAGGAAAAGCATTTGCAACACATTGGCACATACTAGCAGTGCCTCAATCTGAGTGAGTTAAGATCCCATAGGGCACTTCCCCTTCCTTTTACTACAATATCTCCTTTAGTAATTGCAGAACATTTAAATgccatttaaaaacatttatctTGGAAAATGATTACTTAAGCTGGGCAAACATGTTTAGAGCGAAGGCTTGCATGCTACATCTATTGAATGACTATTCATTTTCAGAGACAGTCTCCCTATTAGTAGAGGCATATTGAAAAGGAGGCAGGGACAGCAATGATACCGAAACATCGGCCTCTTTAGTTTCAACATGGTAGGATGACAGATACAGGCAAGAGCTTGTGCAGGTTGATCATAGCAAGTAGAGATAAGACTATTaaagttggcttttcatagagTCACTGATTTACTTTATTAATCACAGTTGAGGAGAAAGAACACATTGTAGATAGATGGACCGCTTCCCAGCTTTAGATAAAGCTTGATGATTGATGACTGAAATCTATAGAAAACTAAAATGGTAATTGGTTAAAACAATTAATGTCCAGACAAGTTGTTACAACGTCATGTTACAATCGTACGGGTGGTAATAAGGGATAGGTAAAAATAGATGTTGATTTCAGTTTTTTGTCCAGTAACAAAGCATTTCATGTGACAATGTCCCACAGTGTCATTTGTTTTTCTCATCTTTTGCGTTCCCCTTTCTGTGTGCGTTTCTTCTCCTTGTCCTTCCTGTCCTGCCTCGCTAGTTTATCCTTCTCGCGCTGCATCTTGTCCGTCTCTTTCTTCTTATGCGAATCTTCCTTAGCCTGGTCCCTCTGCTGCTTCTTCCTGCTCAAAACCTCCTCCACGTTGGTGTTCTTAAACAGGGCTGAGGAGACCAGTAAAGGAGTTTCACAGCAAACCAGCGCCCCTATTCATAAGCGGATCataagtgctgatctaggatcaggtttccCCTATACATTTAATCAAGATTTAACAGGCAACACCGATCCGGGATCAGCACTCTTATTCCGAGGTGCTTTACAAATACAGACCAAAATGTACTATTACCTGGGTTAAGAAGCTGTGACGGTGCCATAAGTGGTCTTTTAAAAATATAGTACTGGTTAAATGTTACTTAATGCAGTGAACAATACATTTGCAttccattttagtcatttagcagacaccctTATCCAGAGTGAggcagttagtgcattcatcttaagatagctaggtgggacaaccacatatcacagtaagtacatttttcctcaataggAGTTATCGGAGGAGCAATAAGAGGCATAGACAGGATACATTTATCACCACTGGGGGGGAAAGCCTGCTCCTCCTCTTCAGCTTCAGTGTTGATGTCAAGGAAACTTGAAAAATAGTGCTCCTCACTGCAGTCACATAAAAATGAACATTTTGGGAGTGATTGCATTATACattacagaaataaacacttaaGACCTTTAGAGCTGTATAGGGTTAACAAGGGGCAAAGCATAACTGTAGGGGTACACAATAGTTGAAATATAATTGAGCCAAGGATATTCCTCATCGTCGGTGATATTGGCATATTGAGCCAGGACTGCTTCTTTAGCTTCTTTCCTCTTCCTGGACTCCTGAGATACTTCCTTCTGTTTCACCACAATCTGTGCCTGCTTCTCTATCAGATTGGCAATGGCCAGTACCTCagctaaagacagagagagagagaggaaattcAACACATAATTCATACAACGGCTGCTCCGGCTATTAGCTCATGTCTGAAAGTACAGCTAGAACAATGTTCTGTCTTTTAAGTTTCTAGCTTTTGATTTATGTTCATACCATCCTCCTTGTTTTTGGTTGCCGACCGGGCACAGCTCTCAGCCCACTGACTAATGATCTCTTTGCAGACATCTTCAAGTTTCTCATCCTCCTGTGCATGGAAGACAGTGTATGGAGTATGGAGATGCATTTAGTTAGTGAATTTGAACATCACTACCTTGAGACAAGTATGATTAGATACAGCCCAATATGGCAACTTTAGTATAGACGAGTGGGTGTGttgaaaggagtgggtgtgtggaaagTGAATCATTTAAATTGGGCAGATGTTGCCACTCAAGACCATTTTGCGTTGCTGATTGGGCTGCACGACTAGTCGATGAGCCGGTGACCAGTGTGCAGTTTTTTTTACTCCAACCTCCCACCGGGCTAGATTGAATGGGCTCCCAGGCCCAATTGGAACAAATGGTCTaacccagtggttcccaaactatGGGGGGGGCGCGAGGGGGCGGCAGTCTGGCGTTCAAcatactcttgaaagttgtaatagtagattgtacaaggtgcaattttgaaattgGATAGTGCATAATCCGTTTTCTTGATCATGTCAGtcattacattacatacattagaGAACTATTTATAACTTTTGAGAAATGTTCAGATCAACTAGCCtagtggttcccaaacgttttatagtcccgtaccccttcaaacattcaacttccagctgcgtaccccctctataGCACCAGggcactctcaaatgttttttgccatcattgtaagccagcccacacacacacacacaaaacataataATGAGGGTGAGTTTgccacaacccggctcgtgggaagtgacaaagagctcttataggacccattatcagcaaccaccaatcctgtgttccaatagcacgttgtgttagctaatccaagttgatcattttaaaatagaaacccttttgcaattatgttagcacagctgaaaactgtcctGATTAAAGAATAAATAAAAGTGTccctctttagactagttgagtatctggagcatcagcatttgtgggttcgattaaaggctcaaaatggccagaaacaaataactttcttctgaaactcgtcagtctattcttgctctgggaaattaaggctattccatacaagaaattgccaagaaactgaagatctcgtataacgctgtgtattactcccttcacagaacaacgcaaactggctctaaccagaatagaaaggagtgggaggcccccttctaggcagagttcctctgtccagtgcctgtgttctttttcccatctcaaaccttttatttttattagccagtctgagatatgtctttttctttaCAACTCTATAAGGCCAGCAACCCGGAGTCGCCTATTCACTGTT is a window encoding:
- the LOC118365277 gene encoding coiled-coil domain-containing protein 43-like, producing MAASMADAGEFEKWLNYRLDSLEVDQEVYGAYILGILQEEESDEEKEDALLGILSAFLEDEKLEDVCKEIISQWAESCARSATKNKEDAEVLAIANLIEKQAQIVVKQKEVSQESRKRKEAKEAVLAQYANITDDEDEAEEEEQAFPPSGDKSLFKNTNVEEVLSRKKQQRDQAKEDSHKKKETDKMQREKDKLARQDRKDKEKKRTQKGERKR